One part of the Aurantibacillus circumpalustris genome encodes these proteins:
- the rfbA gene encoding glucose-1-phosphate thymidylyltransferase RfbA — MKGIILAGGSGTRLHPLTLAMSKQMMPIYDKPMIYYPLSVLLMAGINEVLIISTPHDLPHFERLLGNGESLGCKFTYAVQEIPNGLAQAFVIGEKFIGKDKVALILGDNIFYGVGLGSALKQINNPVGGVVFAYHVSDPERYGVVEFDKKNNVLSIEEKPSEPKSNYAVPGLYFYDNEVVKIAKNLKPSPRGEYEITDVNKEYLKQGKLKVSIMDRGTAWLDTGTFPSLMQAGQFVQVIEERQGLKIGCIEEIAFNMGYINKEQLITIAQPLTKSGYGNYLLEVAKNSK, encoded by the coding sequence ATGAAGGGAATTATTTTGGCAGGCGGATCGGGCACACGCTTACATCCACTTACATTGGCAATGAGCAAACAAATGATGCCAATTTATGACAAACCGATGATTTATTATCCTTTGTCTGTGCTTTTGATGGCAGGTATTAACGAGGTGTTGATTATTTCTACACCGCACGATCTTCCTCATTTTGAACGTTTATTGGGAAATGGCGAAAGTTTAGGGTGTAAATTTACCTACGCCGTTCAAGAAATTCCAAACGGACTCGCACAAGCATTTGTAATCGGCGAAAAATTTATTGGAAAAGATAAAGTTGCGCTGATTCTTGGTGATAATATTTTTTACGGCGTTGGTTTAGGCAGCGCTTTAAAACAGATAAATAATCCTGTTGGCGGCGTTGTATTTGCCTACCACGTTAGTGATCCTGAACGCTATGGTGTTGTTGAGTTTGATAAAAAAAACAATGTACTTTCCATTGAAGAAAAACCAAGTGAACCAAAATCAAATTACGCGGTACCCGGTTTATATTTTTACGATAACGAAGTTGTAAAGATTGCTAAAAATTTAAAACCTAGTCCGAGAGGTGAATACGAAATTACCGATGTAAACAAAGAATATTTAAAACAAGGTAAATTAAAGGTTTCCATTATGGATAGAGGCACAGCTTGGTTAGATACAGGCACTTTTCCGTCTCTAATGCAAGCTGGTCAATTTGTCCAGGTAATTGAAGAACGTCAAGGTTTAAAGATTGGATGCATTGAAGAAATTGCCTTTAATATGGGTTACATAAACAAAGAACAGCTCATTACAATAGCTCAACCACTCACCAAAAGTGGTTATGGCAATTATTTATTAGAAGTGGCTAAGAACTCGAAATAG
- a CDS encoding acyl-CoA thioesterase: MNYQDYKHIIPIQIRFCDIDKLNHVNNSVYHNYIELGRVTYFKDVLKDEVNWSENGFILGRTEIDHVKQVHLNDDIYCCTKVLSFGNKSIRFKNSIVKKVNNEFIECAKVIGILVAMDYVTNTSITVPPIWKELMETFEK, encoded by the coding sequence ATGAATTACCAAGATTATAAACATATCATTCCCATACAAATTCGTTTTTGTGATATTGATAAATTAAATCATGTAAACAATTCGGTTTATCATAATTACATTGAACTCGGACGCGTAACGTATTTTAAAGATGTGCTTAAAGATGAAGTCAACTGGAGCGAAAATGGATTTATACTTGGGCGGACAGAAATTGATCATGTAAAACAAGTTCACCTCAACGACGATATTTACTGCTGTACTAAAGTATTAAGTTTTGGCAATAAGAGTATTCGTTTTAAGAATTCCATTGTAAAAAAAGTCAATAACGAATTTATAGAATGTGCTAAGGTTATTGGAATTTTGGTTGCAATGGACTATGTTACAAATACAAGTATTACGGTTCCTCCAATATGGAAGGAACTAATGGAAACTTTTGAAAAGTAA
- a CDS encoding response regulator transcription factor, with the protein MIRVLIADDHQMFIDGIKSLLVNNKRIQIIGEAHNGFEVTEFVNKQKVDLILLDMSMPVMDGMEAMKIVKQKFPDLKIIMLTMFSTRDQIEKLLRAGADGYVLKNTGKEELVLAIETVMKGESFFSKEVTEQIMAGIQKKKVANRNAMIVELTEREKDVLKLIVKEHTTQEIAEKLFISTNTVETHRKNLVSKLNVRNVAGLVKYALQNGLDE; encoded by the coding sequence ATGATACGAGTACTAATAGCTGACGATCATCAAATGTTCATAGATGGGATAAAATCTCTGCTCGTGAATAATAAACGCATCCAAATTATTGGCGAAGCTCATAACGGTTTTGAGGTTACCGAATTTGTAAACAAACAAAAGGTAGATCTTATTTTATTGGACATGAGTATGCCGGTGATGGACGGCATGGAAGCGATGAAAATTGTAAAACAAAAATTTCCCGACCTTAAAATAATTATGTTGACCATGTTTAGTACCCGCGACCAGATTGAAAAATTGTTGCGCGCTGGGGCTGATGGTTATGTTTTGAAAAACACTGGCAAGGAAGAATTAGTACTTGCCATTGAAACAGTGATGAAAGGCGAATCTTTTTTCAGCAAGGAAGTAACTGAACAGATTATGGCTGGCATTCAGAAGAAAAAGGTGGCGAATAGAAACGCCATGATTGTAGAACTAACAGAACGTGAAAAGGATGTACTCAAATTGATTGTAAAAGAGCATACCACACAGGAGATAGCGGAGAAGCTGTTTATTAGCACCAATACTGTGGAAACGCATAGGAAGAATTTGGTAAGTAAATTGAACGTAAGAAATGTAGCTGGCTTAGTAAAATACGCTTTGCAGAATGGACTGGATGAGTAA
- a CDS encoding response regulator: METNTKNLFIVDASVITANNLKNYLQNRFGTSFYITAFNDGETCLKEINSSTDFVIMDYALKGKNGLQILKEIKAINPKTEVIMLSANKDIAVAIESFRNGATDYVVKGKGSAKRIKDKIYHLLTAPIRILVKEFGVSKFMAAFLTTFVSMGIIVFVVMKAMY; this comes from the coding sequence ATGGAAACAAACACGAAAAATTTATTTATAGTTGACGCTAGTGTGATTACGGCCAATAACCTAAAAAACTATCTTCAAAACAGGTTTGGAACATCTTTTTATATAACCGCTTTTAATGATGGCGAGACTTGTTTAAAAGAAATAAATTCAAGCACCGACTTTGTGATAATGGATTATGCTCTAAAAGGTAAAAACGGTTTGCAGATTTTAAAAGAAATAAAGGCAATTAATCCCAAAACAGAAGTCATCATGCTTTCTGCCAACAAAGATATTGCCGTAGCAATTGAATCATTTAGAAATGGTGCCACGGATTATGTTGTAAAAGGAAAGGGTTCGGCAAAAAGAATTAAAGATAAAATTTACCATTTGCTAACTGCCCCCATTAGAATTTTGGTTAAGGAATTCGGAGTTTCTAAATTTATGGCAGCCTTTTTAACAACCTTTGTTAGTATGGGTATTATTGTATTTGTGGTGATGAAAGCAATGTACTAA
- a CDS encoding polyprenyl synthetase family protein, with translation MKDYAALLKLFSEHIDKHTSSLSEKHPAELYQPEAYILSLGGKRVRPLLALIACDLFDAVAQKALDVALAVELFHNFSLVHDDILDAAPLRRNKATVHVKWNHNIAILSGDVMLVKAFQCLESYESTIFKSLSILFNKTAIEVCEGQQLDMNFEKSDTVTVEDYLDMITLKTAVLLGCSLKMGAITAEAGEKDQENLYEFGKHLGISFQLLDDLLDAFAVDTEKFGKQIGGDILANKKTFLLLKAIELANPKQHKEIATVLSLSHPEEKIKRMLSIFNELNIKQMCEEEADKHTRIAIDCLEKINAPKLKIESLKHFALELLNRQI, from the coding sequence GTGAAAGACTACGCTGCCTTATTAAAATTATTCTCCGAGCATATAGATAAACATACGTCTTCCTTATCAGAAAAACATCCAGCGGAGTTATATCAACCAGAGGCATACATTTTATCTTTGGGCGGTAAACGTGTGAGACCGCTTCTTGCTTTAATTGCTTGCGATCTTTTTGATGCAGTGGCGCAAAAGGCATTGGACGTAGCTTTGGCAGTGGAGTTATTCCATAACTTTTCCCTTGTACACGATGATATTTTAGATGCAGCGCCATTACGTAGAAACAAAGCCACTGTACATGTAAAATGGAATCACAACATTGCTATTTTAAGTGGCGATGTAATGTTGGTAAAAGCATTTCAGTGTTTGGAATCCTATGAATCAACTATTTTTAAATCACTCAGTATTCTCTTTAATAAGACTGCAATTGAGGTGTGTGAAGGACAGCAACTGGATATGAACTTTGAAAAATCGGACACCGTCACTGTTGAAGATTATCTTGACATGATAACACTGAAAACAGCGGTTTTATTAGGTTGCAGTTTAAAAATGGGGGCTATTACGGCAGAAGCCGGTGAAAAAGATCAAGAGAATTTGTATGAATTTGGCAAACATCTAGGAATTTCGTTTCAATTGTTAGATGATCTTCTAGATGCCTTTGCTGTTGATACAGAAAAATTCGGTAAACAAATTGGCGGAGATATTCTTGCGAATAAAAAAACATTTTTGCTTCTCAAAGCAATTGAATTAGCAAACCCGAAACAACACAAAGAAATTGCAACAGTTTTATCACTGAGCCATCCTGAAGAAAAAATTAAAAGAATGTTATCTATTTTTAACGAACTAAATATTAAACAGATGTGTGAAGAGGAAGCTGATAAACACACACGTATTGCTATTGATTGTCTTGAAAAAATTAATGCTCCAAAATTAAAAATTGAGAGTCTAAAACATTTTGCATTAGAGTTATTGAACCGTCAGATTTAA
- a CDS encoding tetratricopeptide repeat-containing sensor histidine kinase, with the protein MRKINYKTFLLSICCFVSIAYAQNIKDSLYIESILTKSKTLDSGNLDSSRILNAEAFLLSKKYNYKRGICKSLSLSGNHLYLRGSYDSAKLSLFEAINLGTKINTPTIVAESYKYLGSVYESIGKKDSAFFLFYKALKLFEENRDSLGISEVFTVLAQSSFNYGETIQALNFLSKAEKIVSRNQDLSALSIIYRTYGMIYYQSDKYNKAIHYLLKSKAIDESLRNERAVAINLNILGACYEALDEDAEAMDCYKSALNYYNVHGLKNWAGEILFNIGVFFYNRDKEDSAVHYFEKALLALEVQESNAMVLKVLPLLSESHSILGNYRRAYETHVKYSKLNESLLNKEKIKQIAEVRTKYETEKKEQQITLLNEQNKSKAAQRNFFIAGSIILILILFGLSFYYRQRNKLARKNEQIAKEKISSLLKEQEIKSYDAMIEGQEEERKRIATDLHDRLGSMLSTVKILFGNLNEKIDIHQADNQKQYDKASSLLDEAVLEVRRIAQNLSTGMVITFGLIPALEELCESITESKILKCKFLCYGIEERMEQHIEIGVFRMMQEIVNNVLKHAKAKNLTIQLNRTEDSIAVTVEDNGVGFDLKEKSKGMGLKNLEGRAYKMGGTYNIDSKPGHGTISIIEIPLTHDTSTNS; encoded by the coding sequence ATGCGTAAAATAAATTATAAAACATTTTTATTATCAATCTGCTGTTTTGTTTCAATAGCCTATGCGCAGAATATAAAGGATAGTCTTTACATAGAGAGTATTCTGACGAAATCTAAGACTCTTGACTCCGGTAATCTTGATTCTTCCAGAATACTTAATGCAGAAGCTTTTTTACTTTCAAAAAAATATAATTACAAAAGAGGGATTTGTAAATCATTAAGTCTTTCGGGAAACCATCTTTATCTTCGTGGAAGTTATGATTCGGCCAAGTTGTCACTTTTCGAAGCCATAAACCTTGGAACAAAAATAAACACTCCTACTATTGTAGCTGAATCATACAAGTACCTTGGGTCAGTTTACGAATCAATTGGTAAAAAAGATTCCGCCTTCTTTTTATTCTATAAGGCATTAAAATTGTTTGAAGAGAATCGCGATTCTCTGGGTATTAGTGAGGTATTCACAGTACTAGCGCAATCAAGTTTTAATTATGGAGAGACGATTCAAGCCTTGAATTTTTTATCAAAAGCAGAAAAAATAGTTAGCAGGAATCAGGATTTATCTGCACTATCCATTATCTATAGAACGTACGGTATGATTTATTACCAAAGTGATAAGTACAACAAAGCGATTCACTATTTATTGAAAAGCAAAGCAATAGATGAATCACTTAGGAATGAAAGAGCGGTTGCAATCAATTTAAATATACTTGGTGCTTGCTACGAGGCTTTGGACGAAGATGCAGAAGCAATGGACTGTTACAAAAGCGCTTTGAACTATTATAATGTTCATGGCTTAAAAAATTGGGCGGGCGAAATTCTTTTTAACATAGGTGTATTTTTTTATAACCGCGACAAAGAAGATAGTGCTGTACATTATTTTGAAAAAGCTCTGTTAGCGTTGGAAGTGCAAGAAAGCAATGCAATGGTATTAAAAGTTTTACCCCTTCTCTCTGAATCACACAGCATATTAGGGAATTACCGCAGGGCCTACGAAACGCATGTAAAATATTCAAAACTCAATGAAAGCTTATTAAACAAAGAAAAAATAAAACAAATTGCGGAAGTACGCACCAAGTATGAAACAGAAAAAAAAGAACAACAAATAACACTTCTTAATGAACAGAATAAAAGTAAAGCTGCTCAACGTAATTTTTTTATTGCCGGAAGCATCATATTAATACTGATTCTGTTTGGCCTTAGTTTTTATTATAGACAACGTAATAAACTTGCACGAAAGAATGAACAAATTGCGAAGGAAAAAATCTCAAGCCTTTTAAAAGAACAAGAAATTAAATCTTACGACGCCATGATTGAAGGCCAGGAAGAGGAGCGAAAACGTATTGCGACTGATCTACACGACAGGCTTGGAAGCATGCTTTCGACTGTAAAAATATTATTCGGAAACCTTAACGAGAAAATAGATATTCATCAGGCGGACAATCAGAAACAGTACGATAAAGCCAGCAGTCTTTTAGATGAAGCTGTTTTGGAAGTACGGCGCATCGCTCAAAATTTAAGTACCGGCATGGTGATTACTTTTGGATTAATTCCAGCACTCGAGGAATTGTGCGAAAGTATAACAGAAAGCAAGATTCTGAAATGTAAATTTTTGTGTTACGGAATTGAAGAACGGATGGAACAACATATTGAGATCGGCGTTTTTAGAATGATGCAGGAAATCGTGAACAATGTATTAAAACACGCAAAAGCAAAAAATCTTACCATTCAATTAAACAGAACTGAAGATTCTATTGCAGTTACAGTTGAAGACAATGGTGTTGGCTTTGATTTGAAAGAGAAAAGTAAGGGCATGGGTTTAAAAAATTTGGAAGGGCGTGCCTATAAAATGGGCGGTACTTACAATATAGACTCTAAGCCCGGACATGGAACCATATCAATAATCGAAATACCTTTAACACATGATACGAGTACTAATAGCTGA
- a CDS encoding arsenate reductase family protein, producing the protein MNKIYYLSSCSTCARIIDELKLKEKKFVFQDIKTETISKTQIEEMKDLSGSYEALFSRVALKYKTLDPKPSSEAEFKKLILSEYTFLKRPVIITKGKIFIGNSKANVQAAKESLTK; encoded by the coding sequence ATGAATAAAATCTATTACTTATCAAGCTGCAGCACCTGTGCCAGAATTATTGATGAACTTAAATTAAAGGAAAAAAAGTTTGTTTTTCAGGATATAAAAACGGAAACGATTAGCAAGACTCAAATAGAGGAAATGAAGGATCTCAGCGGTTCTTATGAAGCTTTGTTCAGTCGGGTAGCATTGAAATATAAAACATTAGACCCTAAGCCATCTTCAGAAGCAGAATTTAAAAAACTGATCCTTTCAGAGTACACTTTTCTGAAAAGACCAGTTATTATAACAAAAGGAAAAATTTTTATTGGTAATAGCAAAGCCAATGTTCAAGCTGCTAAAGAGAGCTTAACAAAATAA
- a CDS encoding caspase family protein gives MTFRLLIIATLVSFSLSIFSQSSKKLFDAGEKLEKTGEFDLAILEYSKAIELDPVYIKAYTHRAFCYEKTGKKQEAVDDFKKVYDLKPTEKTSCYNAGRVLIDLQNYIEADDMLRKALHIDKSYKEAIEAEIKVTVEVKAFDFGLEVTQMAIDIEKSAEHYFNHALMFDSLNKWNEAEKFYKLSINAKAKNVAAMGNLVFVLQKLRKFDEAMVNCNALLSMDENNVRALSARSSIYASKLDYQNALNDITKAIVIDSDIGDYKKRAKYYETMDQFNNAISDYTTILAKNKNDLETYIDRAYAYEQVQKPKEAIKDYKKVVLFPGVNDDVLANAQAKIFKLGQESNKPVIELTSIIAENNTIKITLEENQFTIIGRVKDASLIKNIDVSFGRVNYVKDSLNPEFKIIIDDVASAEYLNIKATDIYDNTELVHFAFEKIERDKPEIKIEVPVTTLENEINLELDGTNLFIKGKIVDASLIASVTFDGMLASFDNTLLNPEFTINLKIENKETISLAVKDIHGNENLQTYRLNRNGVTATKNNPMGNTWVVFIENSQYYEFSSLEGPAKDVLAMTSALANYKITKIITKKNLSKVEMDKFFSIELREEIKNNNVTSLMIYYAGHGKYVSPTGYWIPVDGKSDDEFSYYGINALRVAMQSYTNKLTHLLVITDACESGATFLMAMRGSNDEEKKCDNKELTRSRSAQVFTSAGFELAADNSYFSRGLVSSLNNNSESCISIDKIVKKVTYTLSKNGGQNPKFGRIKDLDDEGGTWFFIKN, from the coding sequence ATGACCTTTAGGTTGCTTATAATTGCTACCCTTGTCTCCTTTTCTCTTTCTATTTTTTCGCAGTCCTCAAAAAAACTATTTGATGCGGGTGAAAAATTGGAGAAAACAGGAGAGTTTGACTTGGCTATTTTGGAATATTCAAAGGCCATTGAATTAGATCCTGTATATATAAAAGCCTACACCCATCGTGCCTTTTGTTATGAGAAAACGGGGAAAAAACAAGAAGCTGTTGATGATTTTAAGAAGGTTTACGATCTTAAACCAACCGAAAAAACAAGTTGTTATAATGCTGGAAGAGTTCTTATAGACCTTCAAAATTATATTGAGGCCGATGACATGCTTAGGAAAGCCTTACATATTGATAAGTCATACAAAGAGGCGATAGAGGCAGAAATTAAAGTAACCGTGGAAGTTAAAGCCTTTGACTTTGGTCTTGAAGTTACTCAAATGGCAATTGATATTGAAAAATCTGCCGAGCATTATTTTAACCATGCGCTCATGTTTGATAGTTTAAATAAATGGAATGAAGCAGAGAAGTTTTATAAATTATCAATTAACGCCAAAGCGAAAAACGTTGCCGCTATGGGTAATTTGGTATTTGTACTTCAAAAGCTCAGAAAATTTGATGAGGCAATGGTTAATTGCAACGCACTGCTTAGTATGGATGAAAATAACGTTCGTGCTTTATCTGCACGTAGCTCAATTTATGCTAGCAAACTGGATTATCAAAATGCTTTAAACGATATTACCAAAGCAATAGTGATAGATTCTGATATTGGTGATTACAAAAAAAGAGCAAAATATTATGAAACTATGGATCAGTTTAATAATGCAATAAGTGACTATACAACGATACTTGCTAAAAACAAAAATGATTTAGAAACGTATATTGATAGAGCTTATGCCTACGAGCAAGTGCAAAAACCAAAAGAAGCTATAAAGGATTATAAAAAAGTGGTCCTTTTTCCGGGTGTAAATGACGACGTTCTTGCAAATGCGCAGGCTAAGATTTTTAAATTAGGACAGGAAAGTAATAAGCCTGTAATAGAGCTCACTTCGATTATTGCTGAAAATAATACTATAAAAATTACTTTAGAAGAAAACCAATTTACTATAATTGGAAGAGTAAAAGATGCAAGTTTAATTAAAAATATAGATGTAAGTTTCGGGCGCGTTAACTATGTAAAAGATTCTTTAAATCCTGAATTCAAAATAATTATTGATGATGTTGCATCAGCTGAATATTTAAATATCAAAGCAACAGATATATATGATAATACAGAACTGGTTCACTTTGCATTTGAAAAAATTGAAAGGGATAAACCTGAAATTAAAATTGAGGTTCCGGTTACTACGCTGGAGAATGAAATAAATTTAGAACTTGACGGAACAAATCTGTTTATCAAAGGAAAAATTGTAGATGCAAGTTTAATCGCGTCAGTTACCTTCGATGGAATGCTGGCTTCTTTTGATAATACTTTACTCAATCCAGAATTTACTATCAATTTAAAAATCGAAAATAAAGAAACAATTTCTCTTGCTGTAAAAGACATTCATGGCAACGAAAACCTTCAAACCTACCGACTTAATAGGAATGGAGTAACCGCTACGAAAAATAATCCTATGGGAAATACCTGGGTTGTTTTTATTGAGAACAGTCAGTACTATGAATTTTCTTCTTTAGAAGGTCCAGCAAAAGACGTGCTAGCAATGACTTCAGCGCTCGCTAATTATAAGATTACGAAAATTATCACCAAAAAAAATCTAAGTAAAGTAGAAATGGATAAGTTTTTTTCCATCGAACTTCGCGAGGAGATTAAAAATAATAATGTTACTTCCCTAATGATCTATTATGCGGGTCATGGTAAATATGTAAGTCCTACAGGTTATTGGATTCCGGTTGATGGAAAATCAGACGACGAGTTTAGTTATTATGGCATTAACGCTTTACGTGTGGCCATGCAATCCTATACAAATAAACTTACACACTTACTTGTAATTACAGATGCCTGTGAATCGGGTGCTACTTTTTTAATGGCCATGAGAGGTTCTAATGACGAGGAGAAAAAATGTGATAATAAAGAACTTACTCGGTCCAGGTCAGCACAAGTGTTTACTTCAGCGGGTTTTGAGCTTGCTGCCGATAATTCTTATTTCAGCAGAGGTTTGGTATCATCACTAAACAATAATTCAGAATCATGCATCTCCATTGATAAAATTGTAAAAAAGGTAACTTACACACTTTCTAAAAACGGCGGACAAAATCCTAAATTTGGAAGAATAAAAGATTTAGACGATGAAGGAGGTACCTGGTTTTTTATTAAGAACTAG